The following DNA comes from Magnetococcales bacterium.
TAGGCGGCGACGATCTCATCGATCAAAACCATGCGCCGCTTGTGGATCAGAAGATTGAGAAAATTGGCGGTCAGGGGATCGCTGTCGCTCTTGGCGAGAAAGGTTTCGATCAGCCGGGACTGCCGTTCTCTGGGGATGGTCGGGTTGGTGAGCAGTCCGTGCCATTCCGGGTTGGCGGCGGAAACGGCATGAAACTCCCGAAGGTCTTGCCCCACTTTTCGTAACAGACCACGACTCTGGGCAAGATCCGCCAGTGCCGAGGCATAACGTTTGGCCAGGGTGCTTGAATGCACGATTGGGAGATCCTTGGCAACGATTGATGGATGTCAGGAGAAAGTCCTCGAGGCCTGAGGTCCATGCGCCAAAACGATCGCCGGGCGATCCGTGCTTCCGGCCCGTTTTCCTGACGATTCAAGACTCTTTCGTGTATCCAGCCTTTCTCCTTCGACACACACTCCTTAACATAGTTTGCGTTCCAGGTTCAACGTTCCTTCTCCATTTTATTGCCAGGATCGCGTCAAAGTCGGTTGGTGCAGGCGTCACCTTTCCAGGAGGCGCAAGGGCGGCCCTGGTTTGGCGGCTGGAATGACGGCAAGGATTAACAGTGAAATAACGTATAAATAAGATTGTTACGCACGCATGAAAAATTATTTCTTTGAGTTCTGACCGGGGTCATGATTTTACTCCAAATACTTGAAGCAATGCCTGAATCACTCTCTGGATGTCCCTGGGGGAAAGTTGTCCCAATGCGCCCCGGATCAAACGATGGTCCAGAGTGAACAACTTGAAACGCACCTTGGACGGAGATGGCAGACCGGCCATTTCCAGATCCTGAATGGAGCAATCCATCGGCCAGGGTGCATTGGCTTCCGAGGTGATCATGGCCATTACCGAATGACCCGCCTGGGTATTGAAAACCGCCTTTTCGGACAACACCAGGGCCGGACGATTTTTTGCCGTCTCCCGATCGGTAAAGGGAAAAGGCACGCGGACCACTGCAAACCGTTCAAAGGTCACGATAAGCCTCCTCGTCCGCGGTTCCACGCCATTCGGTCATGGTCTCTTCCACCGTTTGCAGATAGGCCATGTCCAGGGATGCGACCCGGCGCACATGAGCTGAACCATCGGCGGCCAGTTCCCAGACAATGCGATCTCCCGGTTCTACACGCAGGGCGGCCCGGATTTCTCTGGGAACAGTGGTTTTTCCATGGGTGGACACCTTGGCAATGGCAATCATGGCAGTCATCTCCGCGAAAACATCCCCTTCCAGGGATGGCCGATGAACGGGAACCCCATCCATGGCGCGGCATGGCCGCGACCAGACAAGGGGGTAGGCGTTCTTCGTTCCAATTCGGCATGTTGCGATCTTCTGACACCAATGCCGAAAATGAAAGGGGTACGCCATGGAGACATTTTTAGCGGAACATGATGGAGAAGTCATTGGAATAGTGTCGGGATTTGACCGATTGGTGTTCCGTGGAACGCTGTGTCCCCTGGCCGTGTGAATGGGATGAAGTCTTGGTCTTGGCCAGGTTGAAGCCGCGCTTGCCCTGCTTGGCAAACGTCTTGCCGTCACGGTCGAGGATGCGGCGTGATCGTCGTCTCCTCGCGGAGGCGGTCAACCGAGGACGGCACGAA
Coding sequences within:
- the atpH gene encoding ATP synthase F1 subunit delta is translated as MHSSTLAKRYASALADLAQSRGLLRKVGQDLREFHAVSAANPEWHGLLTNPTIPRERQSRLIETFLAKSDSDPLTANFLNLLIHKRRMVLIDEIVAAYNRIEEEQSGVITVRVAAPKPLIKSHEERLIKILSQSTGKEVRLDFEQDPELLGGMVVRIGSVMMDYSVRGQLNRLKAQLRG
- a CDS encoding type II toxin-antitoxin system PemK/MazF family toxin — protein: MTFERFAVVRVPFPFTDRETAKNRPALVLSEKAVFNTQAGHSVMAMITSEANAPWPMDCSIQDLEMAGLPSPSKVRFKLFTLDHRLIRGALGQLSPRDIQRVIQALLQVFGVKS
- a CDS encoding AbrB family transcriptional regulator, encoding MIAIAKVSTHGKTTVPREIRAALRVEPGDRIVWELAADGSAHVRRVASLDMAYLQTVEETMTEWRGTADEEAYRDL